aaattattttacatgtGAATTTTGTGACATGAATCTCTTACCCAATTCTAattatgcaaaattattttggaaatctatataaaatgttttgttttatttaacttcaataaaaaattaaaaatttaatttattaaaataaaagcaAACATCGCCAAAATTTCCACGAATATTTTGTGGACGGAAAGTGAAAGCGACGCTATAGCATAAATATATttcgttattttttaaaatttataattaaaaaaaatgtttgtcaaatttttattttttttttaaaaatgtcgaAGCCGAGGAAACTGCCGATATAAACCGTCAACGCTTGATTCAATACTGTGTTCCATTTTTTTCCCCTCAGTTCAGAATCTTGGAAAGACTCCTCTCATGTCGGTGAGTGATGTATTCGTCTcaagcttctttttttttttttatcgggtcctcaattttttttaaaaaaatgggatGTTTATTTTTGTGCTTGTGAATGACTCGAGTTTCTGTTGTTATTCTTGTTgatgttttgttgtttttggCTTTCTATTGGATAGGTGTTGAATctgatgaaatatttgatatgtaTTGGTTTTCGTGAAttgctaatttcttttctgCTTCGGGTTTAGATGAATTTTTTAGCGTTGTAGCTTATTTTCCGTTGCTGGATTTATCAAATTCGATTCTTTTAATGTTTTGAATTGAATAGACATAGTTAATCACGCTCATGGACTTGTGAACACAATCCAGAAATTCACGTGGGAGGAAGGTAAGCATTTCAAAATTTGGGAGATGCTTTCACCTGGGATGGGATTGGATCATCATGATAAGCAGTGGTAGGCAACAGCAGTTTTCTTGatgtaatttatataaaaatgtaatctTTGCCCTTGAACCGCACccatttttgggaaaaaaaattcaggTGTACTTAGATATTGTACATGAGAATTTTCCTGGTGccttcatttttgaaaaattattcctTCCACGACTATCAGAATGTCTGTTCTTAGTTGcatgttttaatttctgtgaTGCAATTGCAGTGATGGTTATGTAGGTTTGTTATCAAGTTTTTTACTCTGTGATTGAGATTCAGATCCGATGACTTGTTAGCGGAGATTGAGAATATCGTCTAtgtgggtttcaaagtttctaaaCATTTTCGGCCAAATTATTTGATTGGATAACGACTCTGTCAAATGCTATGCTTGTTTCCGCTTGTTCCCTTTTGACTGATTTGAATTCATGAATCAGACTTTAGAGCTTTGTATTATGCATTTAATTTGGAGATATGAACCTTGTCCTTTTGCATGCATATAAACCAATGTTTGTGTTCAGCATAAGATTTGGAGAAAAGAATAGATAGTTTTACCATGACATCTTTTATGCTAAACTTGAATTGATGATACACTGAAAGAAGAACCCTCTTAGTGATGAAACCTTGTCCTTTTGCATGCATATAAACCAAGATCTGCTTTTGGTAAATCTATGTGGGAACATACAGTGTCGTGTGTGGTGTGGATGTCGGTGCGGAGTGCTGTTCTCGTGTATAAGTATTCCCTTTTCGATGAATCATAcatttctgaaaattttataaacttgaCAGTGTTTACTTAATTTTTATGCAATAGATAACAACTGTCAAGGTCTGCAATCTCTCTCTGGGAGCATATGAACGCGATGTCAAAGAGTTCTTTTCTTTCTCTGGCGATATCCAATATGTTGAAATGCGAAGGTTTGCTCTCATGTTTAATGTGTCCTGTTCTCTTCTCTCTATATAAACCATACCTGTTTTCTAATATCGGCGATGATCAATTTTCTTTGTTGCTTGTTCAGTGATACAGAGCGATCACAAATTGCTTTTGTGACCTTTAAAGATGCACAGGGAGCAGAGACAGCAGTTCTTCTTTCGGTGATTTCTCTGAGTCTTTTCTGTTTTTTCCTTTTGGTTCATTCTTCAACCTATTCTAAATATGGGAAGTAATTTGGGCTATTGCCCATTTTCAATCTTGTTCATGTTTCATGGTTGGTCATTCTTGTCCAGTCCTGATTTAGAAACAAATACTGGACTGTTTGCTTATAGTTTCAAGCAGAAGCTATCTTTCTGGTAAAATTTTAGTAGAACGAAGGTTCATGATTTTTTAGGATATATGTGCAATACTGATAGTTTCTTCGATCAGATTTGTGTTTAGTTGTGAACTTCTCATTCTCATTGGCCAGATTAGATTTACTCCGGGTAAATTTTACTTCATATCTTAATTACTTTCTCCTTGAGCTTCGTCGTATAGTATGATGTTCACTTAATATCACAATGTTTTTTAAGGGCCATCACGGCCTctggttttatttttatgtagtGCAATTTTCATTGTGATTTTCCACCATTTCATAGTGGATTTCTCCCAAGGAAAATGTTAAAATCAAAGTTTAATTATAGGAAACGGACGAGTCTTCTTCATCTCCATGGTTTTTTGGAAACCAATATTCTTCTTCCCCAGTTTTGTTGTGTATGGCAATCAGAAATCTTATCTGGCTGATTTTTTCAACTTACACTCAGGGGGCTACAATCGTTGATATGACTGTTACAGTTACTCTGGATCCAGATTACACGCTTCCTCCGTCTGCTTCTGCACCACCGCTGGTGATAATTTTTTGACATAGTTTATGTTTTACACTCGAGGGTCTTCTTACTTGATGTTGCTGCAACTGTACAGTCATCTGATAAGAAAACTGAAGGTGGTCCCGAATCTGCTTTGCGAAAGGCTGAGGATGTTGTAAGCAGCATGCTTGCAAAGGGTTATAACTTAGGCAAAGAGTCTGTTAACCAAGCGAAGGCATTTGATGAGAAGCATCAACTGACTTCTGCAGCCAGTGCTAAAGTTGCTTCATTTGATAAAATGATCGGACTGTCTGAGAAGATAAGTATTGGTACTTCAATTGTTAACGATAAAGTTCGAGAAGTAGATGAGAAACTCCAAGTTTCTGAGAAAGCAAAATCTGCATTCACCGCTGCTGAGCAAACAGTTAGCAGTGCTGGATCTGCCATTATGAAGAACAGATACGTACTTACTGGTGCTACATGGGTAACAGGTGCTTTTAACAGAGTCACTAAAGCAGCAGGGGAAGCAGGCCGAATGACTAAGGAGAAAGTGGGAAATGCTGAAGATGAACAAAGAAGAAACATGGCGGATGACTTTACTCAAGTTCATTCACCTGAATTGCGTAAAGTCTCTGATTCTGGAGAGCAACAGCCTTCCAAACCTGCTCCAGCCCAAGGTTTAATCCTCTAATATGGTGCTTCGGTATGTCGGCGATTTCTTGTTACTGTGTTCACCATACCCCGTGTATTTTATTAGCTGTTATGATAGTGACGTTTGACAATTTTAGTGAAAGCATTTAATCTTAAAAATGTGTTATATTACACGGGAATTTTTTAGTGAAAGCATTGGGCCATGGGACACACACATACTCCTCCAATCTTTGGACAGTTATGCTCCCATTATACAatcctcttttttctttttctttttctttttcgatgccttttttttaattaatacatTATCATtatctaagttttaaaaaatgtacAGTTATTTTTAAATCGATTAAATGAGAAAAGAATTAGAAAtttgtttgtaaattttaatttttcaattattttgtaaTTGTACGCAGAAACAGCAAATCAATTATCTGGGGCAAATAGAGTAATATTAATAATTGTAAccgataaaaataattatattattatgagAATCTCCCGAAATCCAAAGCAAAATAGGAGCAAAGAGTCATGAGTCATCCACTGTGCTTTTTCCAGTATTTCGTGCTTTTGGCAAATGGCGTGCATTCAGTCTGGATAAGTTTAAACGTCTCAGgaaaaagagaaataaaatattgtttactCGTGTCTTCCCAAAATTAATTTACGGTAGCTTGCTTGCTTGCGAAATAACACaggtatcacattttttatttcatggaCGAACATATTATTTCTTCCGTGAAATAATTGTTCGTCAAAACCTTATAATATCCACAGAAGGAATAAAAAAAGCTTTCTTTTTGTTTGATGGGGACAGGGTTAAAGCAGAGAGCTCTTGAAccaagaataataataattcaaaaataaataacttaaatgTTCAATTTGCGCTGGAGAAGgaacatttttaaaaatctaaGCTTTGCAGAacacaataacaataatatgAAACAAAACATACCAGAGAGATCACCAAGAACAGATGAGAAAATACAGCCGACCATTAATTTCTACATCTGGTGTTTCTAATTTAAACATATTATCTGGGAATAGAAAAGGGAACACCTTTGACTGCACAAACGAGGATAGCTACACAATAAACCATTCTAATATATATTAGCTAAAGTTCGCATGAAATTAATGGCAGAAAATGACTTTGAGTTCGCGTGGAGACGAGCACTCATGTATCAGAGACGGATTGTCATGCGCGTATGTGAAAGTATCAGGGCAAGCATGCTTGAAGAAATCCGAGTAACTCGACGCACGACATGTCTGTGGGCTGTTGTAATGGTTGCGGCAACAAAGCTCATC
The DNA window shown above is from Primulina huaijiensis isolate GDHJ02 chromosome 12, ASM1229523v2, whole genome shotgun sequence and carries:
- the LOC140990646 gene encoding binding partner of ACD11 1-like isoform X2, which produces MSITTVKVCNLSLGAYERDVKEFFSFSGDIQYVEMRSDTERSQIAFVTFKDAQGAETAVLLSGATIVDMTVTVTLDPDYTLPPSASAPPLSSDKKTEGGPESALRKAEDVVSSMLAKGYNLGKESVNQAKAFDEKHQLTSAASAKVASFDKMIGLSEKISIGTSIVNDKVREVDEKLQVSEKAKSAFTAAEQTVSSAGSAIMKNRYVLTGATWVTGAFNRVTKAAGEAGRMTKEKVGNAEDEQRRNMADDFTQVHSPELRKVSDSGEQQPSKPAPAQGLIL
- the LOC140990646 gene encoding binding partner of ACD11 1-like isoform X1, with product MSVSDITTVKVCNLSLGAYERDVKEFFSFSGDIQYVEMRSDTERSQIAFVTFKDAQGAETAVLLSGATIVDMTVTVTLDPDYTLPPSASAPPLSSDKKTEGGPESALRKAEDVVSSMLAKGYNLGKESVNQAKAFDEKHQLTSAASAKVASFDKMIGLSEKISIGTSIVNDKVREVDEKLQVSEKAKSAFTAAEQTVSSAGSAIMKNRYVLTGATWVTGAFNRVTKAAGEAGRMTKEKVGNAEDEQRRNMADDFTQVHSPELRKVSDSGEQQPSKPAPAQGLIL
- the LOC140990646 gene encoding binding partner of ACD11 1-like isoform X3, which translates into the protein MRSDTERSQIAFVTFKDAQGAETAVLLSGATIVDMTVTVTLDPDYTLPPSASAPPLSSDKKTEGGPESALRKAEDVVSSMLAKGYNLGKESVNQAKAFDEKHQLTSAASAKVASFDKMIGLSEKISIGTSIVNDKVREVDEKLQVSEKAKSAFTAAEQTVSSAGSAIMKNRYVLTGATWVTGAFNRVTKAAGEAGRMTKEKVGNAEDEQRRNMADDFTQVHSPELRKVSDSGEQQPSKPAPAQGLIL